AGCTTATCTAGTAAAGTTTTAGGTGGCCAGTAACTTCATCAATTAGTTCTACTGGTCCTGGCCCAATTCCCAGGACAGTTCGAGAGCCTGGTTCAATCTGAGTACGTCCGGCATCTTGGATTAAACTTACAGTCAATCCCAAGGCTTTTGCATGGGTGAGTAATTGAATGAGGGAATCTTCATCTGGAGCTTTGACCACCACTTTGGGCTGGCCACAGTATTCCCACTCTTTGAGCACCTGAGGGTTTCTCCTTTGAGTCTGCTTGTAGGCAGAGACCGCAGCATGGGAACACTGGGCAGCAacctttcctttccccatcttTAAGTCAGTTCGAACCACAAGAATCATTTTGTattccccactctctcccaagATGCTTGCTTCGGTTCCCGTCTCTGTGCCTCGGTTTGTCTCGCTTGTTGAGTTC
The genomic region above belongs to Rattus rattus isolate New Zealand chromosome 9, Rrattus_CSIRO_v1, whole genome shotgun sequence and contains:
- the Ptrh2 gene encoding peptidyl-tRNA hydrolase 2, mitochondrial gives rise to the protein MLSKLLTMEYLVHPGTLSLAAGVACGMCLGWGLRSRLGIFPQNSTSETNRGTETGTEASILGESGEYKMILVVRTDLKMGKGKVAAQCSHAAVSAYKQTQRRNPQVLKEWEYCGQPKVVVKAPDEDSLIQLLTHAKALGLTVSLIQDAGRTQIEPGSRTVLGIGPGPVELIDEVTGHLKLY